The sequence TCATGGTAAGGGTGGCTCTATGCATATGTTTTCCAGTGAAAAAGAATTTTACGGAGGACATGGTATTGTAGGGGCGCAGGTATCTATTGGCACTGGTTTGGCCTTTGCCAGTAAATACAGACAGGATGATAAGGTCGCCATTGTGTATTATGGCGAGGGTGCAGCTAATCAGGGCCAGGTTTATGAGAGCTTTAATTATGCTGCTCTGCATAAACTTCCCTGCTTATATGTTCTTGAAAATAACCGATATGGTATGGGTACCTCAGTTGAGCGTGCCTCTGCTTCTAAAGACTTTTCTAAAAATGGGGAACCTTGGGGCATTCCAGGCCAAAAGGTTGATGGCATGAATGTCGCAGCTGTGTTTAAAGCGGCGAAAGAAGCGCTTGAGCATTGCCGTTCAGGAAAAGGCCCTTATTTGCTGGAAATGGAAACATATCGCTATCGTGGGCATTCTATGTCTGACCCGGCAAAATATCGTCAGCGCTCTGAAGTAGAGGATATGCGTAATACGCGTGATCCTATAGAGGCGCTTAAAGCAGAAATGCAGCAAGAAGGTTTTAGCGAAGAGTCTTTTAAAGCTCTCGATAAAGAAATTAAAAGTGTCGTTCAGGATGCTGTAACCTTTGCACAAGAAAGCCCTGAACCAGACGAAAAAGAATTGTGGACTGATATTTTGGTGGAGGCATAACTTATATGGCAACTTCTATCTTAATGCCCGCCTTATCACCTACAATGAAAGAGGGCACCTTAGCGCGTTGGCTTAAAAAAGAAGGTGATGCGATTTCTTCGGGTGAAGTTATAGCTGAAATCGAGACTGATAAAGCTACAATGGAACTTGAGGCCGTAGAAGAAGGTATTTTAGGGCGTATCTTAATCCAAGAAGGTGCATCCGAAATTGCTGTTAATACGCCAATTGCTATTATCGTAGAAGAGGGAGAAGAGGTCCCGGCTCTCGATAAAGTCGTGAATGAGACAAAAGAGAAAGCGCCTGATTCTTCTACATCTCATAAAAAGCCTTCTGTTAGCCCGATTAAAGCAGCTCAGATAAATGAGCCTGAATGGGGTGAAACGCGGGAAATGACCGTTCGTGAAGCGCTTCGCGATGCTATGGCCGAAGAAATGCGCCGTGATCCAGATGTCTTTTTATTGGGTGAAGAAGTTGCTCAATATCAAGGAGCCTACAAAATTAGTCAGGGTTTGCTTGATGAGTTTGGTGAGCAGCGCGTTATTGATACACCTATAACGGAGCATGGTTTCACCGGTATGGCTACTGGTGCAGCTATGACAGGGCTAAAGCCTATTGTAGAATTCATGACAATGAATTTTTCGCTTCAGGCTATAGATCATATCATTAATTCAGCAGCCAAAACGCGTTATATGTCAGGCGGACAAATGTCCTGCCCGATTGTTTTTCGTGGGCCAAATGGTGCAGCAGCCCGAGTAGGGGCACAGCATTCAC comes from Aristophania vespae and encodes:
- the pdhA gene encoding pyruvate dehydrogenase (acetyl-transferring) E1 component subunit alpha yields the protein MGTKNKEPSAPEKSVLTFDQKKQALKDMLLIRRFEEKAGQLYGMGLIGGFCHLYIGQEAIVVGIGLAMKKGDRSVTSYRDHGQMLVAGMSARGVMAELTGRSGGYSHGKGGSMHMFSSEKEFYGGHGIVGAQVSIGTGLAFASKYRQDDKVAIVYYGEGAANQGQVYESFNYAALHKLPCLYVLENNRYGMGTSVERASASKDFSKNGEPWGIPGQKVDGMNVAAVFKAAKEALEHCRSGKGPYLLEMETYRYRGHSMSDPAKYRQRSEVEDMRNTRDPIEALKAEMQQEGFSEESFKALDKEIKSVVQDAVTFAQESPEPDEKELWTDILVEA
- a CDS encoding pyruvate dehydrogenase complex E1 component subunit beta is translated as MATSILMPALSPTMKEGTLARWLKKEGDAISSGEVIAEIETDKATMELEAVEEGILGRILIQEGASEIAVNTPIAIIVEEGEEVPALDKVVNETKEKAPDSSTSHKKPSVSPIKAAQINEPEWGETREMTVREALRDAMAEEMRRDPDVFLLGEEVAQYQGAYKISQGLLDEFGEQRVIDTPITEHGFTGMATGAAMTGLKPIVEFMTMNFSLQAIDHIINSAAKTRYMSGGQMSCPIVFRGPNGAAARVGAQHSQCFASWYAHVPGLKVVAPWSAADAKGLLKAAIRDPNPVVVLENEILYGRQFEAPVDENFVLPIGKAKIEREGKDVTLVAFSIMVGVALEAAEILAKEGIEAEVINLRSIRPLDKETIISSLRKTNHIISVEEGWPVAGIGAEICTIAVEEAFDWLDAPPARVCGLDIPLPYAANLEKLALPKAEWVVEAVRKQFGG